The genomic region AAAAGGGACACCCGGAACTCCTGTTCGCGACGAGCGGACGACGGACCAGGCTAGCGTAGGCGATTTCCCACCCAACGCTGCTGTGCGTCGGTCTAGCGTTGAAGTTGAGTCGCCAAGACTCACTTCGAGACTCACTGACGAAGACGAACTTCCACGGAAGAGGAATCGCATGTCCGACGACGACCGGGACGACCCGGAGAACGAACTGCGCGACATGCTGCGCCAATTCCTGTCGGGCGACGGCTCGTTCGACGCGAATCAGCTGGCGGGTGCGGCCGGTCTGCCGAGCGACGCGGCGAGCATCCAGGCGCTGATGAGCCAGCTGCAGAGCGCGCTGCGCTCCCCCACCGACGGCATCGACTGGGGCGTCGCTCTCGAGCAGGGCACGACCATCGCGTCGAAGGATGCCGTCGAGACGACCCCCGCGCAGCGCGCGGCCCTCGATCAGGCGTTCAACGTCGCCGGGCTCTGGCTCGACGAGGTGACGAGCATCTCCGAGCTCACGACCACACCGGTGCTGCTCAGCCGGCGCCAGTGGGTCAAGGAGACCATGCCGGTGTGGACGCAGCTGGCCGAACCGGTCGCGACGAGCATCTCGGATGCGCTGACCCAGGTCATGCAGGAACAGGCGCCCGAGGAGATGCAGGGCATGCTGCAGAATGCCGGGCACATCGTGCGTGCTGTCGGCGGCACGCTGTTCGCCGTGCAGCTCGGCCAGGTGGTCGGGCAGCTCAGCGGCGAGGTGGTCTCGGCCGGCGATGTGGGCATCCCTCTTCTCACCGACGGCACGGCGGCCCTGCTGCCGCAGAACGTCGCCGCGTTCGGCGAGGGGCTCGACATCCCCGACGACCAGGTGCAGATCTACCTCGCTGTGCGCGAGCTCGCTCACGCGAGGCTGTTCAGGCACGCCAAGTGGCTGCGTCTGCAGCTCATCACCTCGATCACCGAGTTCGCCCGCGGCGTGCGCATCGACACGGACCGCATGCAGGAGCTGGCGGAGGGCTTCGACCCCTCCAACCCCGAAGAGCTGCGCGAGGCGATGGTGAGCGGTGCGCTCATCCCACCCAAGACGGAGGCCCAGCAGGCCGCCCTGGCGCGCCTGGAGACGATGCTCGCCCTGATCGAGGGCTGGGTCGACGTGGTGACGGCGCGGGCGACCGCCCGGCTGCCGAAGTCGGATGCCGTGGCGGAGACGGTGCGCAGACGCCGCGCCGCGGGCGGTCCCGCCGAGTCGGCGTTCGCGACGCTCGTCGGTCTCGAGCTGCGTCCCCGCAGGCTGCGGGAGGCCGCAGCGATGTGGTCGCAGGTGACGGATGCCGTCGGCGACGACGAGCGCGACGCCCTCTGGTCGCACCCCGACCTGCTGCCGACGTCGGAGGACCTCGATGACCCGAGCCGTCTCGTGGCCCGGCTCAAGGCATCCGCCGCCGGCGAGCCGCCGGAGCGCGACGAGCTCGACGACGCGATCGCCGCGCTGCTGAACGGGGAGGATTTCGGCGAGGCGCCCGGTGACGACGGCAGCACGCCGAACG from Humibacter ginsenosidimutans harbors:
- a CDS encoding zinc-dependent metalloprotease; protein product: MSDDDRDDPENELRDMLRQFLSGDGSFDANQLAGAAGLPSDAASIQALMSQLQSALRSPTDGIDWGVALEQGTTIASKDAVETTPAQRAALDQAFNVAGLWLDEVTSISELTTTPVLLSRRQWVKETMPVWTQLAEPVATSISDALTQVMQEQAPEEMQGMLQNAGHIVRAVGGTLFAVQLGQVVGQLSGEVVSAGDVGIPLLTDGTAALLPQNVAAFGEGLDIPDDQVQIYLAVRELAHARLFRHAKWLRLQLITSITEFARGVRIDTDRMQELAEGFDPSNPEELREAMVSGALIPPKTEAQQAALARLETMLALIEGWVDVVTARATARLPKSDAVAETVRRRRAAGGPAESAFATLVGLELRPRRLREAAAMWSQVTDAVGDDERDALWSHPDLLPTSEDLDDPSRLVARLKASAAGEPPERDELDDAIAALLNGEDFGEAPGDDGSTPNGSDDGPHPV